In Malus sylvestris chromosome 2, drMalSylv7.2, whole genome shotgun sequence, the genomic stretch ccttctacgctcatcatcctcttccatctcattttcggctatttgaaggttgaacattccttcagattggttaaacaattcttcctcttgctgatcgatttcccacatcatccttgatgaagaagaagacattgtaatgatggatggtgaagaagaagcagaaactatgaataatgagataaagatgttgagaaaattggtgtgagatttgtgaggatggatgatggattatatggacgattcagaaaggattggattgtagacaaggccacgtggcatgccgtcattcgttaaaaatctgatcgaaatctatcctcaaagattctgaaaagataatgacacgtggcacgatcgtattggataaaaatcttatcgaaatcgatccccaataattatcttttcggataatgacacgtggcgcaattttgaacgagttaaaatctgatcgaaatctatcatcAAAGATTCttaaaagataacgacacgtgacacgatgacattggataaaaatcttatcgaaattcatcactaaataattgtttttttataaaatgacacatggcgcaacgagaacgatttaaaaaatcttatccgaaattacaaataattttattttgtattatttaaacaaacaaaaaaaaactaatattttattgcctattgccagggggaggactccaagggtggagatgcaaatgacaattattgttcattaatgatagttactattcattaaaggcagttactgttcaaaatggtggattcaatagtggattgccaggggggagggctccatggatggagttgctctaaggaTGAGAAGTGAGGCAAAACAACATAGACCAACAATAATTTGGTATTTAACTTACTATTATATAAGATGAATTTAAAACTTTCTACTTACAAGCAGGACAAATATCACTAAACGTGGAACTTATATTTTGAAAAAGGGGGTGAGGTTGATATTTACCTTCTGCTCTACCTTACgagaaaaacataaatacaaGAAATGATCAAATTAGAACACGAAATTGACCTAATGTCAAACCGCACCGTTTAGGGCAAAAATGCTTCACGAAAACAGACATGGTGATAGGAGAGAGTTGAGTTGAGTTGAGCTGAGTTGGGTTGGGTTGCAGAACCGGATTAAAATGCAGAGATTGTATCAGCAAACCAAATCTCTCTGCACCAAACACCATCATCTCTCGCATTCCTTCAAACCAAACACCCCCTCCAACCTTTTCCACACCAATCACAAACCCACCAAGCAAACCCACAACCCCCATGCCTTCACCAAGACAAGATCCGGCCTCGGGCTGGCCCGCCTCGACACCGACCCGGATACATCCCCAGACGACCCGACCCACTGCGAGTTCTCCGCCGACGTCGAGAAGATTTACAGAATACTACGGAAATTCCACTCCAGGGTCCCGAAATTGGAGCTCGCTCTCCACCAATCCGGCGTCGTTTTGAGGTCAGGGTTAACGGAGCGGGTGCTGAACCGGTGTGGCGACGCCGGGAACCTCGGGTATAGGTTCTTCGTGTGGGCTGCGCAGCAGCCGAATTACCGACCCAGTTACGAGGTGTATAAGGCCATGATTAAAAGCTTGAGCAAAATGCGCCAATTCGGCGCCGTTTGGGCGCTGCTTGAAGAAATGAGGAGGGAGAACCCGCAGCTGATTACCCAGGAAGTTTTTGTGGTTCTGATGCGGCGGTTCGCCGCGGCGAGGATGGTGAAGAAAGCAGTTGAGGTGCTCGACGAAATGCCTAAGTATGGGTGCGAACCCGATGAGTATGTTTTCGGGTGTTTGTTGGATGCCCTGTGTAAAAATGGTAGTGTTAAAGATGCAGCTTCATTGTTTGAGGATATGCGTGTGAGGTTTACTCCGAGCATTAAGCATTTTACGTCGTTGTTGTATGGTTGGTGTCGAGAAGGGAAGCTCATGGAGGCGAAATTCGTGTTGGTGCAGATGAGGGAAGCCGGTTTTGAGCCTGACATTGTGGTGTATAACACATTGCTGAGCGGGTACTCTCAGGCTGGGAAGATGGTTGATGCCAATGAGCTCTTGAAGGAGATGAGGAGGAAGGGTTGTGATCCCAATGCAGCTTCGTACACGACTGTGATTCAGGTGCTTTGCAGTCGAGAAAAGATGGAGGAGGCAATGAGGGTGTTTGTGGAGATGCAGAGGAGTGGTTGTGAGGCTGATGTTGTGACTTACACTACTTTGATTAGTGGGTTTTGTAAGTGGGGAAAGATTGAGAGGAGTTACGAGATTTTGGATGGTATGATACAGAAAGGGTTTTCGCCGAATCAGATGACTTACATGTATATTATGTTGGCTcatgagaagaaggaagagcTGGAGGAGTGTGTGGAATTGATGGAGGAGATGAGAAAGATCGGTTGTAGTCCTGATCTTGGTATTTACAACACAGTGATCCGGTTGGCGTGCAAATTGGGGGAGGTGAAAGAAGGTGTTCGACTTTGGAACGAAATGGAAGCAGCTGGGTTTAGTCCTGGGCTTGACACCTTTGTCATTATGATTCATGGGTTTCTTGGGCAAGGCTGTTTGATTGATGCTTGTGATTATTTTAAAGAAATGGTCGGCAGAGGTCTTCTGTCCGGCCCACAATATGGTACCTTGAAGGAGCTGATGAATGCTTTGTTGAGAGACGAAAAGCTAGAAATGGCAAAAGATGTTTGGAGTTGCATTGTGACCAAAGGATGCGATCTCAATGTGTTTGCATGGACAATTTGGATTCATGCGCTGTTTTCAAGGGGGCATGTGAAGGAGGCTTGTTCGTACTGTTTGGACATGATGGAGGCGGATGTAATGCCACAGCCAGATACTTTCGCGAAGCTCATGCGCGGTTTAAGGAAACTATATAACCGACAGATAGCAGCTGAGATCACAGAGAAGGTGAGGAAGATGGCTGCAGATAGACAAATCACTTTCAAGATGTATAAAAGGCGAGGAGAGCGGGACTTGAAGGAAAAGGTAAAGGAGAAAAATGATGGGAGGAAACGGAGGGCCCGCAGAAGAAGTTGGCCTAGTAAATCTAAATCTTTGTAGTTTGAACGAGAAGGTGTGAAGTATATGGATCCAGTGATCGCTCCCAAATCACAGAGATCGATCGGCCATCATTAACATGAGAAATGGCAGCCATTTCTTCACCCATTTCTTTTCGGCTCCAACTGTACCAATGTCTATCTCATCACGGAATGGGATACAACTGGTTACATCTAAGATTTTCTCATTGTACGAGCTTAATTCTGCCACATTTGGGCGTCTCTCGGAACAAAATATTTGGTGCATGAAAATATCGAGGCTGATTTGATTCAAACTTTATACTAAACGAAAGGTACTTTTTATTCCATTAGCAAGACATGTTACGCAAGGTAAGGCGCTTGCTCAAGGGCTTAATTTGGTTGACCTCTCAACCATCCTTCTTGGTCTATGAAAGAAGCCGGATTTGTGAAATATGCCACTTCTTCATCTGATAGCTTCTTCTCCCATGGGACACGACCCGACAAATTGGCTCCAGGTCCTTGACAATTTGCCTCCGAGAATGCAACCGAATCCCTGTTCAATATCGTAAAAGGAAAACACTGAGACAATTAAATTGTAATCTGACATATCGGTTTTTAGTTGAAGTGATTAAGAGCGTTCATCTCTGCACCCGAGATCCTGTATTGAAACAGAAACGGAGATAGACTTACACAGGAGCAGGCGGCCATGGGGACCAACCCTCAGGGGTGATGATATTTTCCATGAAGGTGGAGGCAAACAATACTCTCGAATAAGGTCTCCACGGTCTTCCTAAAAATGTAGTACCTGTTCCGTTTACATAGCAATCTTTGAGCACAAAACCAGTTGTTTCGTTTGGGGCTTTACGGCCTTGTGCTGTAATAAAACCAGTAATCCCTATTCGATCGGTTATCGAAAATATCTGGCATTTCTGCAAACAAATGTGTCATGTAATCGAGTGTAAATACATGAACATTGTGCTAAAGATGAGTAGCGCTAGGCTCAGTCATGTAGAAATGTAAGTCACGATGAACCGTTTCATGTGGGATCGTGTAGATGACCGAGCCTAGCGCATCTTTGGCTAAaataatgagagagagagagagagagagagagagagaggattttTAACCTCATAAATTGACTGGCCATTGCCCCAAATGAAGTCTATAGCCCCTTCAATAAAGCAATCGTAAAAATAGTGACGGCCACCATCATCAGTCAATGTATCTTGCAAGCTTATAAAACTGCAGTGGTGAAAACTTGCTTTGTCTGCAGAGATTAAGATTGCAGGCGCCCAAGTAGTTTTGCTTCCATTCGGATCCGGCAAGATAAGATGGTCATATGAATTCTGTTAATTAGAACCAGAATTGCAAACTTAAAATGCTTAACCCTGAATTTATCTTagcgtgtgttgtgtgtgtgtgtgcgtgtgtgtatatatataacattCAATCTTAGATGCTTAACCTTGAATATTATACTTCGCGCCACAAAATTATCTGCAAACAACTTGAATGTAGGACTGTCAATGACACTGCCAGCATCTCCGTATTCGATTGTAGCGGGAAATTTAGGGTCTCCTTCAAGAACGATGTATGGTTTCTCCTTTGGAATCATAACTTTTTCCCTGCATATAAGAATTTCATATCCatagttagttttgattttaatgtgtagcttgaaaataaattaaaaagaacACTACTTACGTATACACATCAGGGTTAAGGAGGATACGAATCCACAGAGAGTTATTTGGTGGTACAGAATCGATGGCTTGTTGCACTGTGGTAAAATTTCCTCGACCACTCTTATCGACTATGATGGTACTTGAAACATCGTTTTCCAAAGCGTTTTTCGTTGCTTTGTACCGTCCCCCCAATGTTGAACCGAAGAAAAGGAGGAGGGAAAATATTGTTGATATAAGAGACTCCATACCAGAACACTGCAAGATAATTAAGTTTAGGAACAATGAGGGGCTAAGACAGTTTTCTTAggataagaagaagaaattctTTTGATATGTGTTTGGCTGACAGCTTTGGTTAACTGAGTACAATGAATCTGCAATTCTTAATTTGGAAAAATATTTATCATTGAGAGGGAAAGATGAcaacattttattattaattttgctgTTATATTTTACTGGCATGAGCCTAAAAATTAAAGGGCGTTTAGCAGCAATTATTCGTTTTTGGACAATAGTTGCACTGTGTTTCCACTTTTATAAAATTGCTCTATTGATCAAATTTATCTATGGAAAGTTTATACTGCTCTTCATTGATCTTTTTATTGGTCAACATGTCttttttttgatgaaaatgtgaCACCTTAACAACATTGAACGACAGTCTCATAtcaattttcaaattcattCTTTCGGTTGCTTCATCTCGACTAATTTAATTTAGAGAGGTGAAGAACATCTGAGAGACCATGAAGTAGT encodes the following:
- the LOC126611220 gene encoding putative pentatricopeptide repeat-containing protein At5g65820, with product MQRLYQQTKSLCTKHHHLSHSFKPNTPSNLFHTNHKPTKQTHNPHAFTKTRSGLGLARLDTDPDTSPDDPTHCEFSADVEKIYRILRKFHSRVPKLELALHQSGVVLRSGLTERVLNRCGDAGNLGYRFFVWAAQQPNYRPSYEVYKAMIKSLSKMRQFGAVWALLEEMRRENPQLITQEVFVVLMRRFAAARMVKKAVEVLDEMPKYGCEPDEYVFGCLLDALCKNGSVKDAASLFEDMRVRFTPSIKHFTSLLYGWCREGKLMEAKFVLVQMREAGFEPDIVVYNTLLSGYSQAGKMVDANELLKEMRRKGCDPNAASYTTVIQVLCSREKMEEAMRVFVEMQRSGCEADVVTYTTLISGFCKWGKIERSYEILDGMIQKGFSPNQMTYMYIMLAHEKKEELEECVELMEEMRKIGCSPDLGIYNTVIRLACKLGEVKEGVRLWNEMEAAGFSPGLDTFVIMIHGFLGQGCLIDACDYFKEMVGRGLLSGPQYGTLKELMNALLRDEKLEMAKDVWSCIVTKGCDLNVFAWTIWIHALFSRGHVKEACSYCLDMMEADVMPQPDTFAKLMRGLRKLYNRQIAAEITEKVRKMAADRQITFKMYKRRGERDLKEKVKEKNDGRKRRARRRSWPSKSKSL
- the LOC126611270 gene encoding probable pectinesterase 29, which gives rise to MESLISTIFSLLLFFGSTLGGRYKATKNALENDVSSTIIVDKSGRGNFTTVQQAIDSVPPNNSLWIRILLNPDVYTEKVMIPKEKPYIVLEGDPKFPATIEYGDAGSVIDSPTFKLFADNFVARSIIFKNSYDHLILPDPNGSKTTWAPAILISADKASFHHCSFISLQDTLTDDGGRHYFYDCFIEGAIDFIWGNGQSIYEKCQIFSITDRIGITGFITAQGRKAPNETTGFVLKDCYVNGTGTTFLGRPWRPYSRVLFASTFMENIITPEGWSPWPPAPVDSVAFSEANCQGPGANLSGRVPWEKKLSDEEVAYFTNPASFIDQEGWLRGQPN